In bacterium, the DNA window AAAAAACAACGAGGATTCTGAAATAGAGGAAAGAGTTGAGTATGAAGCTAAAATCAAACGACGCCTAAAAAAAATCAAAAAAAAGAAACCTCAAGAAGCACATATTGAAGAAGTTCAAGAAGAGGAAGAGCCACAAGAAAAAGAAATAGAACAAGAAGAACCGCAAGAGGAGACGCGAGAAAAAGAAATAGAACAAGAAGAACCGCAAGAGGAGACGCGAGAAAAAGAAATAGAACAAGAAGAGGCTTCTGAAGAAACTGGAGACGAAGCTGTTAAAAAAACAGAACCTAAACAAACTGCTCCAGAAGCACCTTCGGCCTCAGAAACAAAAGAGGGTTTAAAAGCAGCTGAAAAAGCCGGAGAAAAAGCTGTTAGTGCTGAAGCACAAGCTGCGGCCAAAACAGCTTCAGCAGCTGCCTCTAGAGCCGCTGCTTCGGCAGCAACTGAGGCAGCTGCAGCTGAAGCAGTAGCCACAGCCCCGGCTTGGCTACCGATTGCAGCTGCTATTGTTCTTGGAATTATAGGTATTGTTTTGGTTGTTGTCTTTATTTTGGCTGTATTCAAATTTGCTGGTCGCTCTACTCCTGAATACCCAAATATGTCTAACCCTGACGACAGGATAGCTGTTGGTAGAGTCTTGGCTGCCTCTACTACTCAAGATGCGTCCCTATTGTCATCAGGCATAGCTCAAAAGGTTGAAAGTGAAATAAAAAACATAGACACAGAGACAACCTGCCAAAAAAATGACACCTCCTGCCAGCAAACAAAAGAAAAAATTGAAAAAGCAAAAACAAACATAGAAGCTCTAGCTGCTCAAGGACCAGTAAGTAAAGATTTTGCCAAAAGTAAAATCAGAGAAACCAAAAGCCTATTAAAAGAAACTGCTAGTTCAGTGGGCTTGCCAACAACAAAAAAAACAGCAGCACAAAAAATAGAAAAAGAGCTAGAAGGAGAAAACAAAGATATTGAAAGAATTCTCAACCTTAAATCCCCCATCCTTTATATTAATCCTTTTGACCTCTCAATGATAAAGCAGGGGAAAGCAGACAAACGAATTATTGCTGTTCTTAACAAATTAATAGATTTTTCCCTTTCCCAAGATTCGCCTCGCTGGAAAATGTTTAAAATCGGCCGTATTTTTAAAGCTTCTCCTTATGCTAAAAAAGAAGTGCCGCTTGAAGAAAGCAAAGAACATATCTCTGCCCACCATTTTGGGCAAGCTATTGATATCACCGTTGTTGGGCAATACAAATGTACTACCAAAATGCTTTTTAGCAAAAAAACCACTTGGTATCCCTGTTATGTTTTTCACCAAGGGGGAGCTCCGCCAAGCACAGGGATTGGCAAAGCCTCCAGTTATGCTGAACTAAGCGTACCTCTTGCTTTAGCCGGCATACAAAACGAACTAGGACCAATTGACCTCAAAAAAACGAGATCGTTTTGGGAAAGCTTTATAGAAATAGGTGAACAATCTTTACAAGAAGAGTTAGCCATACCTTCAGATTATTGGTATCAAGGAACTTTTTCGATTCCAGAAAAAATTCTGGCTGCTTATATCTCCCAGCAAACAAAGATATCCCCCCAAGCTATTATTGAAGCCCTTGCTTATAATGACGAGGAAGCCCTGTCTAAAGGCATCATTGCCTCACAACTAAACCTCCCTCTGGGCTCATTAGAAGGAAGAAGTTGGGAAGAAAGGTTTGTTAATACCTACCAAGCATATGTGCGAAAAGCTCTTGGTTTAGAGGGAAGCGATTTAAAAAATTTCACCTCCGCCCAAGATCTTGGCAGAGCCATAATCCAAAAACACTTTAATGTCTCTGACTGGAGTGAAGAAGAAATAGAACAAGTTTTTGCTACCATATCCCTTTCTACCACCTATTACCAAAACACTTGGCACATTTCTAAAGAAAAACTAGAAACATTGGTGGCGCAAAAAGATATCAATAAGCTGGCGAAAGAAATAGGCGCCAAATTCCAAGAAGATTTTATTAAAAAGGGAGCTAGCTCTTATTTGGAAAAATGGCTGGGCTTACCCGAGGGAGATGTTGATAGTAAAACCTATCAAATAGCAGCCGGTCGCTATCTTTTAGCTCGCGCCCTGCAGTTAGAAAATCCAGAAAGCGCCTTTAATGATCCTGCTTACTTTTTTAACAAAGCACCCTTGAGTTCTGCAGCTGCTATTGATCCCTGTTCTTTCTTTTCTAAAAATCAAAGCTGTCCTCTTTACCTCTTTTTCACCAACCCAGGTGAATATATTGAAAAAATCAAAAGCGCTACCCAAGAAACAAGTAATAGTAAAATAACTTTAGATGGGGCCATAAACACTATACTAAAAAACAACAATAACCCAATATCAACTATTAATTCCATAAAAGAGGCGTGGCGAGACAAAGAACAAAGAAAACAAATTATTTCTGCTTTACAAAGCACAGCCGCTCAAATGCTTTTGGACAATCTGAGAATTAAGTCAGAATTACCGGGCATATTTACACAAATAGAAGCAGGCAACTGGGGTTTTGCTTTAAAACTTTTGGGATTAAATAAAATAACTGACGAATTAACCCTGCCTCCCAATGTTTTAGAAAAACTCACCCTGCCTGATGTTGACACCACAGAGGTTGTGGAAGAGCTGGCTGCTTTTAAATCCCTAGAGGCTTTAGGGATAAATCCTTGGGCTATAGACCAATCTATCCTTCCAGATAACTGGTTTAAATCAAGCGAAAAATTTGCTTCAGTAGCTACTCTGCTTTGGTTTAAAAACCAAGGTTTAGACATTATTACCCTAGACGATCAAGGTAGAGCCCAGCTTAGCATCAAATCTTTAGATGATGTTGTTAATCTTCTTAATTCAGAAGAGAAGCTCTATGCGCCACAGCTAGCAAGTTTTTTGGGTATAAGCACAGAACAACTGGCTATTCTAATTAAAGAGATTGATTCAAACGAACAATTTGGCAGCAGCTTATTAGCCGAAGTAGACAGAAGGCTTGGTTTAGAAAACGGGTCAACCCTTAATTTGTTTTCCAACAAAACATCTTTCTCTGAATGGTCAGAACAAGTTTGGTCAGCACAGTTAGAAAAATTAGGGGAACAAAAAATCAGTGAACAACTTAATCTGCCAACAAAAAACGATCTGACTTTTAACGATCTTTTTCAGGCTATAAAACAACAAGATGAGGAAAAATTAAAGGGGTTCTTTTCTGAAATAGGATACGCCCAGATGGGAAAGACATTCGGCTTGCCTCCTGAAATAATCAGCAACTTCTTTGACCCTGAAACCCTTCCTGATGAAATTGAACTTTTACGTGAGAGTGCTATAGAACTTTTGGCCCAAAAAATAGCTAATAATAAAGAAACATACGAAACTATAATCATTTTGTATAAAAACTACTTTGACCAAAATTTAAACCCCGACGAAATTGAGTTTATTGGACGCTTGGGTATAGATCCAAATGAAGCAGAACTACAAAAAAGAATAGCCAAAAGCCTAGATATGCCTGAAAAAGAAGCAGAGCCTTTTGTACAAAACAAAATAGGAACTGCTTTAGCAAACTTTTCTATTGCCCAAATAGCAAAAATACAAAAAGAGTATCTTGGAGAAGAAGCAATGAGCTATAAGGAAATCAAACAAGCTTTCAAACCAGAGATAACCTCTACAAATCCAAAAGATATAGCTGTTTTTCACCAAAAACAAAGGGAGATTAAAAAACAACAAACAGAAAAATTAGTTTACGCCTTTACAGACATTGCTTTAATTAAACAAGATGACTCTATACCACCCGGCTTTACTAAAGCTTTAATAAAAGGCTCTAAAGAAGAAAAGGCAGAAAAAATATCTGCTTGGTTAGCTAACCAAGCAAACCTTCCCCTTGAAATCCAAGAAGAGATTCAAAACTTGATTCTGACCCAAGACATCAGCCAAATTAACTGGGAAAGTGTTGTTCGTTCTATTCCCCAATTAAATGAATACCTTACTCAATTAGAAAACCTAAAAACAGCCTGGGAAGAACTGCAAAACATAGCCCAAAACATAAACGAAATAGAAAACTTAGATGATGCAAATGTTATCCTTCAAAATACAGCAGCGGTTTTAGAAATGATAGGCATAAAGACAAATATCCCCTTACAAGAAATATCTCAGGCAATAGAAATGTTTGACAACCTGCAAGATATCAGTAGTTTTGAAGAGCTGCTCCAAAACGGTGATTTAACAATAGCGCTTCTCAAAATGGCAGAAGACCGGCTTGGTTTGCCGAGTATTAATATCGGGGGGGTAGAAATAGGTGTATCTGACATAGTGGCAATCTTTGTTTTTAGTGCTAACCCTGTCACCGTTCTTGGAATGAAACTAGCTGGTCCCATACTTAAAGCATTTGGTCTTATTGGCACAAAATGCGAAGACCCCCGAATTATTGCCCAAAAACAAATCCGCACCACTATTGGAGAAATCCTTAAAACTGAACCTCCGCCACTACAAATTATTACTTTGCGCAAAGAAGATGTTTACTACTTCTCTGGCTTAAACGATAAAGGCGAGATCTCAGAAGACTTAAAAGACATCCTTACTGAAAAGTACGGACCTTTAGAAAAAAGAGGACAAAGAGGCATGTTTATCTCTCCTTTAATGTGGGACCATATTCACGTGGGCTACTAAAGCGATAAAAAACTTTTTTAACTTTTATAGGCTTCAATTTTTTATTAAGTTCTTGCAAAAACTCTTTTTCAATTACTTTAAATTTAGCAATAAAAAAACTATCTTGGGTCCCTAAAGTTAAATTGCCCTTAATAAAAGAAATTGGCCAAACTTTAAAGTCAATTTGAAAATCCTTTAAAACTTTAATGGTTTGAGACCATACCCAAAGAGCTGTTTTTTCTTTCAAGAGCCTACTAGTTAAACGTAAAAAAACTTCTTTCATTTAAGTTCAATTACTTGTTGAGGAAACTTATTTACTTTTTTTTGGTGAGTTAAAATTAAAGGAATCTTTATTTGTTCTGAAAGAGAAATTAAACGTTTTTGACAAAAAGAATCCAAACCAGAAAAAGCATCGTCAATTAAAAAAAACTTTTTTCCTTTAAGAGCTTTTAAAAACCCTAATTTTAAAGCTAAAAGAAAAATTTTTATCTCTCCCTGTGAATAATTTTCTAATAATTTCTGCGCCCAATAAAAACGTAAATCATCACGATGCGGTCCTAAAAGAGTACGCTGTATTTTTATTTCTCTTTTTAGGTTTTTGGAAATATCTTTTTCCAATCTCTTAGAATCTAATAAAAAACCTTGATAAGAGATATAAGCGCTATCGGTGTCCGGATAAAGAAAGGATAAAACAGAAGAAATGTTTTTATTTAACAGGTCTAAAACTTTTTTACGTGTCTGCCAAATTTTAACTGCTAAAGGAATCATTTTTTCGCTCCAAACCTCTATTAAGGTTCTATCTTCTTTAGCGAGCGCTAAATTACGTGCTTTAATAACTTTTTTATACTCTGCCAACCAAAACAAATATCTTGGCTCAATTTGAAGACAAAATAAATTAAGCATCTTTCTTCTCTCTATAGGAGAACCATATACTGTTTTAAAATCACCCCACCAAAATAAAGAAACAAAAAAACGGGAAATAAAGTGAGAACGTTTAACTTTTTTTCTATTAACTTGGTAAAGATTAGAACCTTTCTGGCGCAAAACAGCCTCCAATCTTCCCTCTTCTTCTAAACTTAAATAGGCTTCTTTTTGACTATTCTTAATCAAATCTCTTTTTTTATTAGTACGAAATGACTTGGTAGTAGATAAAAAATACAAAGCTTCTAATATAGTGGTTTTCCCGGAGCCATTAGGACCAACAATAAACAAAGGAAATTTTTTTATTAAAAATTCTCTCTTTTTATAAAGACGGAAGTTGTGTAATATTAACCTCATTATTCTTCTTTCAGAGGCATCACTAAATAAGTAAAACTCTGATCTTTTTTTCCTTTTAAAATACCGGGGCTAATCTCACCAGTTAAATCAAAGACAACCTCTTCCTCTTCTATTACCCCTAAACCATCCAACAAAAAAGAAGCATTAAAATTAACCTTAAGCGGCTTGCCTTCAATTTTAGCCTCTAATTGAGCTTTATTAGAACCAATTTGGGTAGAGCGAGCCTCTAAAACAACTTTTTTAGAAACATCAAATTTAACTTCTTTGTTTCCTTGTTGGGAGAATGGAGTGAGAATTTTAAGAGTTTTTTCAAACTCCTCTTTATTAAGATAAAGACGACACTCATACGATTTAGGAATAATCTGTTCATAATCTGGATACTCTCCCTCAATCAAACGGCCAACAATTGAATTATCATCAATTAAAAACTCTAATTGGTTTTCAGAAAAACGAATTACAAAATCTGAAGATATAGATTTTGTTAGTATCCTTAAAGCCACTTGAACAACTTTAGCTGGCAAAATTAATTTTATTTCCTTAGATATCTTTTTATCTTGCTTAATTTTTTGTTCAGCCAATCTAAAACTATCTGTCCCCGCTAAAATAAGTTCTTTATTAATAAATCTAAAAAGAACACCACTTAAAACCGGACGTGTTTCATCAACTGCTGGAGCAATAATCACCTTTTGTGCTCCTTGAATAAAATCTTCTTTTTTAACCTTTATCTCATCATACTCTTCAAGTTGAGGTAAAAGAGGAAACTCTTCAGTATTGGCTCCCAAAAGAGAAGCTTTAAAATGATTTGTTTTTATTTCTACACCTTCACCTTTTTTTTCTAAATTTATTTTTTCATCAGGATTGTTGACAATAAAATCATATAAAGTGCGGAAGGGCACAACAACTTCTCCTGGTTTATCTATTTTGGCTCTAATTTGACTTTTAATGCCAATTTCAAGATTAGTACTAATTATCTCTAATCCGCTTTTTTTAGCTCTTAAAAGCACATAAGAAAGAATTGGTAGTGTTCCTGAAGTAGTAATAGCATAGCTAATTTTCTCTAAACCCTCTTTTAGGTTAGTGGTGATTACAGTTAATTTCATAATTTGTTTTTATTTTGTATTAAGTATTGTATTTAAGTAGTAGTAATAAGAAGAGTGGAAATGTGGATTTACAGCGAAAGAAGTATGTGGAAAGCGTACTGGAAAACCGTTTAAAACTATAAGTCTAAAGTTTTTTTGTTTTTTTAATTCTTTTTTATTTGTGTTTTTTAAACTTTTTTTCATATTTTTTTCCACGATTTTTTTAGTAAAGCATAAAGCGCTGCTTGATAGCATCGATATCCCGTTTAATTAAAGAATTATTATTTAACTCCTTTTCAATTTTTCCACAGCCATAAATAACAGTGGTATGGTCTTTGCGATTTAAAATCTCAGCAATTTTGGGAAATGAGTAATTAAATTCGTGTCGCAGTAAATACATTATTATTTGGCGAGGCAAAGTAATGCGCTGCTCTCTTTTGTGGCTGAGAAGCTCTTTTTTAGCAATTTGGTAGTAATCACAAATAGTTTTTATAATTTTTTCTGGATCTATAGTTTTTTTATTTTTGATTAAACTTTCAAGAAGTTTTTTTGTTTGTGTTAAAGTAAGCTCTTTTTGAGTTAAAGAAAGATAAGCTTCTACCTTATTTAAAGCTCCTTCAAGTTCACGGATATTATTCTGGATTTGGCGGGCAATAAACTCAAGAATTTTTTGAGGCAGGTTTAACCCTCTCTCTTCGTTTTTGTGTTTTAAAATAGCTAAACGAGTTTCATAGTCTGGGGGAGAGATGTCGACAATCATTCCCCACTCAAAACGAGAACGTAAACGTTCTTCTAAAAGAGGGATAGATTTTGGTGGGCGGTCAGAGGTTAAAACAATTTGTTTTTGATTTTGGTAAAGATTATTAAAAGTATGGAAAAATTCATCTTGGGTTCGTTCTTTGCCGCTAATAAACTGGATATCGTCTACTAAAAGAACATCTACTTGGCGATATTTTTTTTTGAATTCCTCCATTCGCCCTGTTTTTACATGGTTGATAAAATCAGTAGCGAACTTTTCAAAAGAAAAATAAAGGATCTTTTTTTGAGGCGAGTTTTTCTTTATTTCCCAAGCAATTGCTTGCACTAAATGGGTTTTACCCAAACCAACACCGCCATAAATAAAAAGAGGGTTATAGCTTTTTCCTGGTTGTTTTGAAACAGCTAAGGCAGCTGCATGAGCAAAGCGATTGTTTTCACCAACAACAAAATTTTGGAAAGTAAAGTATGAGTTTAAATCTTTAGTTTTAGAAAATCGTTGTGGAGTTTTAAATTCAAAGTGTTTTAGCGGTTTGTATTCTTCTTGATTTTTTTCTTTAAAACCTTCTTTTTGTAAATGGGCTACTTGGAATTCTAAAACAGAAACTTCAGGGACAAGTTTACGCAGAGCTTTTTTTATTTCTTCAGTATATTTGTTTTCCAACCATTCTAAAGTAAAGGTATTGGGTACGCCAATAACAATTTTTTTTCCATTATTTTTAATATCAACAATAAATGTATCTTTGAACCAAGTGTTAAAGTTCGGTCGTGAGAGGGTGATTTCCAATTCTCCCAAAACCCCTTCCCAAATTTCTTCTTTAGATCCAGCCATAGTTGTTATTTAGAATGAAACAGGTTAGTGTTTTTTAAAAATTAAAGCTGTTGATAACTTTCCACAGTTTTTTTATTTAAACCATTTTAAAGATATACCAGAGATTTAAGTTTTCCACAAGTAGTTTTTTGGGCTTTTAAAGCGGTTTGACAAATAGTTGTTTTTCCTTTAAACTTGCCAGAGTTATGCCTAAAAGAACATACCAACCTAAAAAAAGAAAAAGAAAAAAGACCCATGGCTTTTTAGTGCGTCAAAAACATAAACCAGGGAGAAAGGTTTTATCTCGACGCAGGCAAAAGAAAAGAAAAAGATTGACACCTTAATGCTGGCTAAAAAATATATTTTAAAAAAGAAAAAGATATTTCAGGCTCTTAAATACAAGGGAAAGAGAGAAAAAATTGGTGCTTTTTTGTTTAGTTATTTTAGAGGGCAACTAAGACATAATCGTTTTGGTATTGTTATTTCCCAGCGTTCTGTGAATAAAGCAGTGAAACGTAACCAAATAAAAAGAAAAATTAGAGCCTTGCTTTTTCCTTTTAGAAGAAAAAAAAGCAGAAAAGGGACATTTGTAGAGGCGGCAGTTGTGGTTTTATATGAGCCGTCTCATAATGATTACCAGCGCTTTAAGTTTTTTTTAAAAAAGTTTTTTATATGAGGTATTTAGTTTTGATTTTAATTAGAGTGTATCAATTTCTTTTTTCTTTAGATCATAGCTTTTGGGGTAGGTATTTGCCGTTTCGCAGTTGCCGTTTTTATCCTTCTTGTTCTGAATACAGCTACCAAGCAATAGAAAAATATGGATTTAAAGGATTTTTTCTTGGGGTTAAAAGAGTTTTACGTTGTCATCCATTTGCCAAAGGAGGCT includes these proteins:
- the recF gene encoding DNA replication and repair protein RecF (All proteins in this family for which functions are known are DNA-binding proteins that assist the filamentation of RecA onto DNA for the initiation of recombination or recombinational repair.), translating into MRLILHNFRLYKKREFLIKKFPLFIVGPNGSGKTTILEALYFLSTTKSFRTNKKRDLIKNSQKEAYLSLEEEGRLEAVLRQKGSNLYQVNRKKVKRSHFISRFFVSLFWWGDFKTVYGSPIERRKMLNLFCLQIEPRYLFWLAEYKKVIKARNLALAKEDRTLIEVWSEKMIPLAVKIWQTRKKVLDLLNKNISSVLSFLYPDTDSAYISYQGFLLDSKRLEKDISKNLKREIKIQRTLLGPHRDDLRFYWAQKLLENYSQGEIKIFLLALKLGFLKALKGKKFFLIDDAFSGLDSFCQKRLISLSEQIKIPLILTHQKKVNKFPQQVIELK
- the dnaN gene encoding DNA polymerase III subunit beta; this translates as MKLTVITTNLKEGLEKISYAITTSGTLPILSYVLLRAKKSGLEIISTNLEIGIKSQIRAKIDKPGEVVVPFRTLYDFIVNNPDEKINLEKKGEGVEIKTNHFKASLLGANTEEFPLLPQLEEYDEIKVKKEDFIQGAQKVIIAPAVDETRPVLSGVLFRFINKELILAGTDSFRLAEQKIKQDKKISKEIKLILPAKVVQVALRILTKSISSDFVIRFSENQLEFLIDDNSIVGRLIEGEYPDYEQIIPKSYECRLYLNKEEFEKTLKILTPFSQQGNKEVKFDVSKKVVLEARSTQIGSNKAQLEAKIEGKPLKVNFNASFLLDGLGVIEEEEVVFDLTGEISPGILKGKKDQSFTYLVMPLKEE
- the dnaA gene encoding chromosomal replication initiator protein DnaA, producing the protein MAGSKEEIWEGVLGELEITLSRPNFNTWFKDTFIVDIKNNGKKIVIGVPNTFTLEWLENKYTEEIKKALRKLVPEVSVLEFQVAHLQKEGFKEKNQEEYKPLKHFEFKTPQRFSKTKDLNSYFTFQNFVVGENNRFAHAAALAVSKQPGKSYNPLFIYGGVGLGKTHLVQAIAWEIKKNSPQKKILYFSFEKFATDFINHVKTGRMEEFKKKYRQVDVLLVDDIQFISGKERTQDEFFHTFNNLYQNQKQIVLTSDRPPKSIPLLEERLRSRFEWGMIVDISPPDYETRLAILKHKNEERGLNLPQKILEFIARQIQNNIRELEGALNKVEAYLSLTQKELTLTQTKKLLESLIKNKKTIDPEKIIKTICDYYQIAKKELLSHKREQRITLPRQIIMYLLRHEFNYSFPKIAEILNRKDHTTVIYGCGKIEKELNNNSLIKRDIDAIKQRFMLY
- the rpmH gene encoding 50S ribosomal protein L34, with translation MPKRTYQPKKRKRKKTHGFLVRQKHKPGRKVLSRRRQKKRKRLTP
- the rnpA gene encoding ribonuclease P protein component, with the translated sequence MLAKKYILKKKKIFQALKYKGKREKIGAFLFSYFRGQLRHNRFGIVISQRSVNKAVKRNQIKRKIRALLFPFRRKKSRKGTFVEAAVVVLYEPSHNDYQRFKFFLKKFFI
- the yidD gene encoding membrane protein insertion efficiency factor YidD, which encodes MRYLVLILIRVYQFLFSLDHSFWGRYLPFRSCRFYPSCSEYSYQAIEKYGFKGFFLGVKRVLRCHPFAKGGYDPLK